The proteins below are encoded in one region of Bombus terrestris chromosome 7, iyBomTerr1.2, whole genome shotgun sequence:
- the LOC105665909 gene encoding uncharacterized protein LOC105665909 yields MTTMYDSMRKRKLKAQLRRNLENLAIPSTADDVIVRNNQLPSHMQHVLAAMQDKNAEKRTPIADSIHKISPNPRRIFANSTDQVTDPSAQNANVLNEQMAQIQAQISALSLGKTGRGRRRNRSHRKSTFRNQLKQRGVCYYHATFQEHAKKCRFPCTWKMELTARKGDKCDSNHTQIHDVPHYLIMYP; encoded by the coding sequence ATGACGACCATGTACGACAGCATGAGAAAGCGAAAGCTGAAAGCTCAACTCCGCCGTAATCTAGAAAATCTTGCCATCCCCTCGACTGCAGATGACGTCATCGTCAGGAATAACCAATTACCGAGTCATATGCAGCATGTCTTGGCCGCCATGCAGGACAAGAATGCCGAAAAGCGAACTCCGATCGCCGATAGTATACACAAGATCTCCCCGAACCCAAGACGGATTTTCGCGAACAGCACAGACCAAGTAACTGATCCATCTGCACAAAACGCCAACGTGTTGAACGAACAGATGGCCCAAATACAAGCGCAAATAAGTGCCCTGAGTCTCGGTAAGACTGGCCGTGGGCGAAGACGAAACAGGAGTCATCGTAAATCGACTTTTAGAAACCAACTAAAGCAGCGCGGAGTTTGTTACTACCACGCAACATTTCAAGAACACGCGAAGAAGTGTCGTTTCCCGTGCACCTGGAAAATGGAACTAACCGCCCGTAAAGGCGACAAGTGTGACAGCAACCATACGCAAATCCACGACGTTCCACACTACCTGATAATGTACCCTTAG
- the LOC100652099 gene encoding histone-lysine N-methyltransferase SETMAR-like, with product MPRMWQTKCALFGNGIINERTVRKWFAKFEAGDTSLEDQECPGRLSPTDENQIKTPIQNNPRYTTHELWNELPLATPKADLHPKKAMLGVCWNWKRMLYHKLLPNNQEINSNKYCSQLAELKTAIEQKCPELANRKCVMFHKDNARRHVSLITRQKALKLGWHVLSHPPYSPDVAPSDFHLFRSLQNSLNGENFNSLVDIENHIEKFFAENPARMEL from the exons ATGCCACGCATGTGGCAAACAAAATGTGCGCTGTTTGGTAACGGTATTATAAACGAAAGAACTGTGCGGAAGTGGTTTGCTAAGTTTGAAGCTGGTGATACCAGCCTTGAAGATCAAGAATGCCCTGGTAGGCTCTCCCCCACTGATGAAAATCAAATCAAAACACCGATTCAGAATAACCCACGCTACACGACACATGAATTA TGGAATGAATTACCTTTAGCCACTCCAAAAGCTGATCTTCATCCGAAGAAAGCCATGCTCGGTGTCTGTTGGAACTGGAAAAGAATGCTATATCATAAGCTTCTACCAAACAACCAGGAGATAAATTCGAACAAGTATTGCTCGCAATTAGCCGAATTAAAGACAGCAATTGAACAAAAATGTCCAGAACTAGCTAATCGGAAGTGCGTCATGTTTCATAAGGACAATGCGCGGCGTCATGTATCTTTGATTACTCGACAAAAAGCGTTGAAGCTTGGTTGGCATGTGCTATCCCACCCACCGTATTCACCAGACGTTGCACCCTCAGATTTTCACCTATTTAGGTCATTACAAAATTCTCTTAATGGCGAAAACTTTAACTCTTTGGTCGACATAGAAAATCACATTGAAAAGTTTTTCGCCGAAAACCCTGCAAGGATGgaattgtag